In Ruficoccus amylovorans, the genomic stretch TCCTTTTATGCATGTTAACCGGGTGGATGAACCGACACCAGCAGCAGGCCATCGAATATCTCCAGGAAGGAGTACAGTGTGGTCAAAGAACTACACAGCAACAAACGTCTGGATTTTACCGATGAACAACGTGCGCCTAGCTCGCAAAGGAAGCTCTTGGACAAAGCATGGCATCAACGCAGACGGCGACTACAGCAGGGTGTACTACGCCTCTGGTGGGTGCGACATGGTACGCCAGACGATGAAAGCCTGGGAAAGCATACTTCCTCCAGGGGATTTCTTGCGCATTCACCGCGCTCATATTATTAATATCGGGCACGTGACAACGACCTCCCAATCCGAAGGAGAATTTGCCGTCACTCTTCGTGGTGACTATCCACGCTGCACCGTCAGCCGACGACGGGTGAAGGAAGTCCTCAACCAGTTGCCTGATCAAGCGACGGATTAAGCCGAAATACTCTCCGTGCGCAGTCGTTGGTTCAGCTCAATGCAAGAGACACTTGGTAATGATGATGCTCACGGGTTCGTCGTAGTCCGAGGCGGCGGGAGAGTGTGTGCATGGCCCGGCCACGATGAAGGTTTGTCGTCAAAGTGAATTGGTCGAAGGGAACGAGCGGCTGATCCACTGCGACCAGGCGGCGTAAGAGAAGTGTGGTGGCAAGAGGCCAGCGTTCAGGATGGCCGGGATGACCGGTGATGAATTCCAAAGTCGCGGTACGGGCCTGCTGAGTCGCCACCAGCAAACCTCCTATGCCCTCGGCATTTTCCGCCACCCCGGAAAGTTCCGGGCGGTAATGTCGGCGCATAGCATCGAAGTGTCCGCGGTTGAAGTATTGCGCCCGCAGCCCCCATTCCTCGACCCGTTG encodes the following:
- a CDS encoding LytTR family DNA-binding domain-containing protein, which gives rise to MNNVRLARKGSSWTKHGINADGDYSRVYYASGGCDMVRQTMKAWESILPPGDFLRIHRAHIINIGHVTTTSQSEGEFAVTLRGDYPRCTVSRRRVKEVLNQLPDQATD